From the Polaribacter gangjinensis genome, the window AAAATTAGGACTAACATTTGCCTCAAACATTAAAGGTTCTAAATTCCCAATATCAAAGGGAAAAGTAACATAACTTTCTCCTTGATTTACTTGTGTAATTTTATCTAAAGATAGAATTGCTGTTGTATCTACTTTAGTTTGAGCTGAAGTTATGGTCGTTATTACAATAATAAAAACTAATACTATATTCTTTTTCATATTTTATTGCTAATTCGTCTATATTTTCAGATATTTTACAAGAAAGAAAATAATATTTTTCTACATTTTAGTATTAATTAAAAAGACATAGACAAGAATTGTTTTATTTTTCTAAAAACCACCATTTTGGTTTATATTGTTTATTTACTAACCCAAATTTTTTGATTGCATGCGTTTCAAGATGTGTAATTAAATCAGGAATAGAATCAGTTACAAAAAGGAGCTTCATATCTTCTGGACTGATGCTTTCATTTTCAAGCATAATTTTAATATGATGACAAAGTTCTTTATGATAATCTGAATCAAAAATAATTATCGGAAAGTTTTTAATTACTTTAGTTTGTATCAATGTAAGTGCTTCAAATAATTCATCTAAAGTACCAACTCCACCTGGCATCACTACAAAGGCATACGAATATTTTATCAAAACAACTTTACGAACAAAAAAATAAGGAATATCTATCCATTTATGTAAATATGGATTTGGTTTTTGTTCTCTTGGCAATACAATATTGCAACCAACAGAATAACCATCATTTTCAAATGCTCCTTTATTTGCGGCTTCCATTATTCCTGGTCCGCCACCTGTCATTATTGTAAAACCTAATTTAGAAATTTCTGCACCAATTTTTTCAGCATTTTTATAATGTTCTGATTCTGGTGTAAACCGAGCCGAACCAAAAATAGTTACACATGGACCAAGGAAATGTAATTTTCTAAATGCTCTTATAAAATTAATTTGAACCCTAAATGTGAACATTAGCTCTTTAAATCTCGATAGTGGACCTCGAAAGAATAAAGATTCATTCGTAACTAATTTATTACCATTCATTTTTAATACCTTTTAAAAACTTAAACTTCTAATTTGATTTTTTATAACTCCAAACCGCCATGCCGTTTACAAATACTGCAAATCCGGTAACAATTAATAGGTTTGGCAATACTTCATAAAATCCGGATCCTTTTAGTAGAACCATTCTTATGAACTCTACAAAGTATCGAATAGGGTTTAACAATGTTAAGCTTTGTGCCCATTTTGGCATACTTTCGATAGGTGTAAATAAACCACTCATTAATATGAAAATTACCATAAAAAACCAGGCAATAAACATGGCTTGTTGTTGGGTTTCGGTATGATTAGATATGTACAGTCCGAAACCTAAAATTAAAAGTAAATACACCGATGTGAAGCCATAAACAAGGAAAATATTACCTAACATAGGAACATTAAAAACAACTTTGGATATTACTAAACCCACCGTTAAAATCACTAATCCAAGCACCCAAAACGGAAATAATTTTCCAATAATAAACTGGTATTTTTTTATGGGTGTTACATTTATTTGTTCTAATGTGCCCAATTCTTTTTCTCTAACTATATTCATTGATGACAGAAATAAAGTAAGCATGGTAACCAATAAAACCAAAATACCAGGCACCATAAAAGTTTTATAATTTAAAGTATTGTTGTACCAAAAAGAGGGAATAACCATTATGTTTTGGGGGACTTCTTTATTTTCAGAGAAGTATTTTGACTGCATTTGAATGTTTTGATTGTAGGAGTTTAGTATCTGTGTTACATATACATTTTCAACGCCAGCCGTTGCGGCATCAATGGCATTAATACTTACTGAAATGCTCGCTTTTTGGTCTTTTTGCAGGTCACGATTGAAGTGAACAGGAATATTTACAATAATATCGGTTTTCCCTTTTTGCATTTCTTGGATAGCTTCTTTTTCAGAAAAATGAGGTGCTGTAACTTTAAAATAGGTTGAGGATTTAAAAGCATTTATTAAATCTCTTGATTCCCGACTTTGGTCATTGTCAACAAAGGTTATTGCAATATTTTTAACATCGAATGTAGCTGCATTTGACAAAATTAATAATTGCAAAATGGGTAATATAAATATAAGTTGAAGCATGCTTTTATCTCTAAAAATTTGCTTGAATTCTTTTTGTATGATGAATAATATTGTTTTCATATGTAAATATTATTTGTTTTTTGGTGCATATGTATCGCTTTTTTCATTGGTGTTTGCTTGCGCAAACTTTTGTTAATGGCGATTTCATAATTTATTTTTATATCCCAATGATTGTTTTTAAACCTTTACAGTAATACTATTCTTACTCTAGTCTAATTTTATATTTTTTGATGCTCAATGTTATAAAAAACACAGTCATCCCTATTAATATAAGGGTTTCTTTCCATATATATTGAATTCCGACACCTTTGAGCATAATGGCTTTTACAATAATAATGAACCATTTTGCAGGTATGATGTTACTGATTACTTGCATGGGTAAAGGCATACTATTTATAGGAAATATAAATCCTGATAGAATAATTACTGGTAGCATCAAACCCATTAATGATAACATCATTGCGGTTTGTTGAGAATTAGAAACGGTAGAAATTAATATCCCCAATGAAAGAGCAGAAATGATAAATAATATACTTTCAAAAGCTAACAAAAAGATGCTTCCATTTATAGGCATTTTGAACACAAAATAGCCTAATGTTAATATTACTATTGCATTGATAATTGAAAGAAAAATATAAGGAAATACTTTTCCAATAATTACTTGAAATGGTTTTAATGGAGAAACTAAAAGAATTTCCATAGTGCCTAATTCTTTTTCTCGTGTGATAGAAATAGAGGTCATCATAGCTGAAACAAGCATTAGAATAACAGTCATTACACCTGGAACAAAATTAAAAACACTTTTGAGTTCAGGATTATAAAACATTCTCGATTGTACTTCAACCTTTACCGGATTACTATTGGATTGTTTTTTTTGCGATTGATAATTTTGTATAATTGCTGAGGTATAATTTGCAATTGTGTTGGCAACATTAGGTTCGGTCGCATCGGTAATTGCTTGAACTACTGCTACTTTTTTGGTTTCTAGATTTTTACTAAAATTTGGTTCGAAAATAAGA encodes:
- a CDS encoding TIGR00730 family Rossman fold protein produces the protein MFTFRVQINFIRAFRKLHFLGPCVTIFGSARFTPESEHYKNAEKIGAEISKLGFTIMTGGGPGIMEAANKGAFENDGYSVGCNIVLPREQKPNPYLHKWIDIPYFFVRKVVLIKYSYAFVVMPGGVGTLDELFEALTLIQTKVIKNFPIIIFDSDYHKELCHHIKIMLENESISPEDMKLLFVTDSIPDLITHLETHAIKKFGLVNKQYKPKWWFLEK
- a CDS encoding ABC transporter permease, translating into MKTILFIIQKEFKQIFRDKSMLQLIFILPILQLLILSNAATFDVKNIAITFVDNDQSRESRDLINAFKSSTYFKVTAPHFSEKEAIQEMQKGKTDIIVNIPVHFNRDLQKDQKASISVSINAIDAATAGVENVYVTQILNSYNQNIQMQSKYFSENKEVPQNIMVIPSFWYNNTLNYKTFMVPGILVLLVTMLTLFLSSMNIVREKELGTLEQINVTPIKKYQFIIGKLFPFWVLGLVILTVGLVISKVVFNVPMLGNIFLVYGFTSVYLLLILGFGLYISNHTETQQQAMFIAWFFMVIFILMSGLFTPIESMPKWAQSLTLLNPIRYFVEFIRMVLLKGSGFYEVLPNLLIVTGFAVFVNGMAVWSYKKSN
- a CDS encoding ABC transporter permease, whose product is MKRFIGFVKKEFYHIFRDKRSLFILFGMPIAQILLFGFAITNEINNVDIAILDQSNDIETQKIIYKIKASPYFNVANQIEKESDIESEFKKGKIKAVLIFEPNFSKNLETKKVAVVQAITDATEPNVANTIANYTSAIIQNYQSQKKQSNSNPVKVEVQSRMFYNPELKSVFNFVPGVMTVILMLVSAMMTSISITREKELGTMEILLVSPLKPFQVIIGKVFPYIFLSIINAIVILTLGYFVFKMPINGSIFLLAFESILFIISALSLGILISTVSNSQQTAMMLSLMGLMLPVIILSGFIFPINSMPLPMQVISNIIPAKWFIIIVKAIMLKGVGIQYIWKETLILIGMTVFFITLSIKKYKIRLE